A portion of the Juglans microcarpa x Juglans regia isolate MS1-56 chromosome 1D, Jm3101_v1.0, whole genome shotgun sequence genome contains these proteins:
- the LOC121255660 gene encoding BTB/POZ domain-containing protein At3g49900 isoform X1 has translation MRAWKHLGIVKTIDEEKEYGFSASSSPSLSPTDLSSPPTPDLHTRVQAWSLARGQKTDILVRVHGRCFHLHKDALTTRSTYFNREITEISDFTLSPPLNITPETFSLVADFCYGSHIVLTPFNIAALRTAAELLEMADTNGDGEEENLMQITEEYFHRIINVNREYASIVFRSCLPLLPEAETTAYLVSRSVEALSSSVVEGGGGDGVNGACCDDVISMSPEDFLIVAKSMHRRLTSHDVLYRTVDLYFKGYSGKISDDLKAQICNSIDCNKLSSQLLLEAVQNPIMPLRFIVRAMLMEQLNTRRSILISSTAADHIQPRRQRIRSSSKDDGPTTLGAILQREAALRQAAHLKAAMDATSSRIQSLEKELNVMKKLLNEPDILQRSILMGSDRSSSFHYGSKNKIERGERGSASSASLRYCHVRSGEKAEGESSSWDKGSCNNIGSTMSPKNIRRRLINGLKSAFWISKSPSTNGIESRKSSMGRSMDRKGAGDHELDHG, from the exons ATGAGGGCTTGGAAACATCTAGGTATTGTGAAAACgatagatgaagaaaaagaatatggATTCTCAGCTTCCTCCTCCCCTTCTCTTTCTCCAACTGATCTCTCCTCTCCTCCTACTCCTGATCTCCATACCAGAGTACAGGCATG GTCGTTGGCAAGGGGGCAGAAGACAGACATCTTGGTTCGTGTTCATGGAAGGTGCTTCCATCTGCACAAG GATGCCCTGACAACAAGAAGCACCTACTTTAATCGAGAAATAACGGAAATCTCGGACTTCACACTCTCTCCACCGCTCAACATAACGCCCGAAACCTTCTCTCTTGTAGCCGACTTCTGTTACGGAAGCCACATCGTCCTAACACCGTTCAACATCGCTGCTCTCAGAACGGCAGCAGAGCTACTGGAAATGGCGGACACCAATGGTGATGGCGAGGAGGAGAACCTCATGCAGATAACGGAGGAATACTTCCATCGGATTATCAACGTTAACCGAGAGTACGCGTCCATAGTTTTCCGGTCGTGCCTGCCTCTGCTTCCGGAGGCGGAAACGACGGCGTATCTGGTGAGCAGGAGTGTTGAAGCCTTGAGTAGTTCAGTAGTggagggtggtggtggtgaCGGCGTCAATGGGGCTTGTTGCGACGACGTCATATCGATGTCACCCGAGGATTTTCTAATAGTGGCGAAGTCCATGCACCGTCGGTTAACGAGCCATGACGTGCTTTACAGGACGGTTGATCTTTACTTCAAG GGATACAGTGGCAAGATATCGGATGACCTGAAAGCCCAAATATGCAACTCCATTGACTGTAACAAGCTCTCATCCCAACTACTCTTAGAGGCAGTGCAAAACCCTATAATGCCACTTAGATTCATAGTCCGAGCCATGTTGATGGAGCAGCTCAACACCCGGCGCTCCATTTTGATCTCCAGTACTGCCGCGGATCACATCCAACCTCGCAGGCAACGGATCAGGAGCAGCAGCAAAGACGACGGCCCCACAACCCTCGGAGCGATTCTTCAGCGTGAGGCGGCGCTTCGCCAGGCAGCCCATCTTAAGGCCGCAATGGATGCCACGAGCTCTCGCATACAGAGCCTGGAGAAAGAGCTAAACGTCATGAAGAAGCTCTTGAATGAGCCTGACATATTGCAGAGAAGCATTTTAATGGGGTCAGATCGGTCTTCGAGTTTCCACTATGGTTCGAAGAATAAGATAGAAAGAGGTGAAAGAGGATCTGCTTCTTCGGCCAGCTTGCGGTACTGCCATGTGAGATCAGGAGAAAAAGCAGAAGGAGAGTCTTCATCCTGGGATAAGGGCTCTTGTAATAATATTGGGTCGACAATGTCTCCAAAGAATATTCGGAGGAGGCTGATAAATGGATTAAAGAGTGCGTTCTGGATATCGAAATCACCATCAACGAATGGGATTGAGAGTAGAAAATCAAGCATGGGCAGATCAATGGATCGAAAGGGGGCAGGAGATCATGAATTAGATCATGGCTAA
- the LOC121255660 gene encoding BTB/POZ domain-containing protein At3g49900 isoform X2, which yields MKKKNMDSQLPPPLLFLQLISPLLLLLISIPEYRSLARGQKTDILVRVHGRCFHLHKDALTTRSTYFNREITEISDFTLSPPLNITPETFSLVADFCYGSHIVLTPFNIAALRTAAELLEMADTNGDGEEENLMQITEEYFHRIINVNREYASIVFRSCLPLLPEAETTAYLVSRSVEALSSSVVEGGGGDGVNGACCDDVISMSPEDFLIVAKSMHRRLTSHDVLYRTVDLYFKGYSGKISDDLKAQICNSIDCNKLSSQLLLEAVQNPIMPLRFIVRAMLMEQLNTRRSILISSTAADHIQPRRQRIRSSSKDDGPTTLGAILQREAALRQAAHLKAAMDATSSRIQSLEKELNVMKKLLNEPDILQRSILMGSDRSSSFHYGSKNKIERGERGSASSASLRYCHVRSGEKAEGESSSWDKGSCNNIGSTMSPKNIRRRLINGLKSAFWISKSPSTNGIESRKSSMGRSMDRKGAGDHELDHG from the exons atgaagaaaaagaatatggATTCTCAGCTTCCTCCTCCCCTTCTCTTTCTCCAACTGATCTCTCCTCTCCTCCTACTCCTGATCTCCATACCAGAGTACAG GTCGTTGGCAAGGGGGCAGAAGACAGACATCTTGGTTCGTGTTCATGGAAGGTGCTTCCATCTGCACAAG GATGCCCTGACAACAAGAAGCACCTACTTTAATCGAGAAATAACGGAAATCTCGGACTTCACACTCTCTCCACCGCTCAACATAACGCCCGAAACCTTCTCTCTTGTAGCCGACTTCTGTTACGGAAGCCACATCGTCCTAACACCGTTCAACATCGCTGCTCTCAGAACGGCAGCAGAGCTACTGGAAATGGCGGACACCAATGGTGATGGCGAGGAGGAGAACCTCATGCAGATAACGGAGGAATACTTCCATCGGATTATCAACGTTAACCGAGAGTACGCGTCCATAGTTTTCCGGTCGTGCCTGCCTCTGCTTCCGGAGGCGGAAACGACGGCGTATCTGGTGAGCAGGAGTGTTGAAGCCTTGAGTAGTTCAGTAGTggagggtggtggtggtgaCGGCGTCAATGGGGCTTGTTGCGACGACGTCATATCGATGTCACCCGAGGATTTTCTAATAGTGGCGAAGTCCATGCACCGTCGGTTAACGAGCCATGACGTGCTTTACAGGACGGTTGATCTTTACTTCAAG GGATACAGTGGCAAGATATCGGATGACCTGAAAGCCCAAATATGCAACTCCATTGACTGTAACAAGCTCTCATCCCAACTACTCTTAGAGGCAGTGCAAAACCCTATAATGCCACTTAGATTCATAGTCCGAGCCATGTTGATGGAGCAGCTCAACACCCGGCGCTCCATTTTGATCTCCAGTACTGCCGCGGATCACATCCAACCTCGCAGGCAACGGATCAGGAGCAGCAGCAAAGACGACGGCCCCACAACCCTCGGAGCGATTCTTCAGCGTGAGGCGGCGCTTCGCCAGGCAGCCCATCTTAAGGCCGCAATGGATGCCACGAGCTCTCGCATACAGAGCCTGGAGAAAGAGCTAAACGTCATGAAGAAGCTCTTGAATGAGCCTGACATATTGCAGAGAAGCATTTTAATGGGGTCAGATCGGTCTTCGAGTTTCCACTATGGTTCGAAGAATAAGATAGAAAGAGGTGAAAGAGGATCTGCTTCTTCGGCCAGCTTGCGGTACTGCCATGTGAGATCAGGAGAAAAAGCAGAAGGAGAGTCTTCATCCTGGGATAAGGGCTCTTGTAATAATATTGGGTCGACAATGTCTCCAAAGAATATTCGGAGGAGGCTGATAAATGGATTAAAGAGTGCGTTCTGGATATCGAAATCACCATCAACGAATGGGATTGAGAGTAGAAAATCAAGCATGGGCAGATCAATGGATCGAAAGGGGGCAGGAGATCATGAATTAGATCATGGCTAA
- the LOC121255671 gene encoding 60S ribosomal protein L26-1 yields the protein MKYNPRVSSSRRKSRKAHFTAPSSVRRVLMSAPLSNDLRSKYNVRSMPVRKDDEVQVVRGTYKGREGKVVQVYRRKWVIHIERITREKVNGSTVNVGINPSKVVITKLRLDKDRKSLLDRKAKGRSAADKDKGSKFTAEDIMQAVD from the coding sequence ATGAAGTACAACCCAAGAGTCTCGAGCTCTCGCCGCAAAAGCCGGAAGGCACACTTCACGGCGCCGTCGAGCGTGAGGCGCGTGCTGATGAGCGCGCCGCTCTCGAACGACCTAAGGAGCAAGTACAACGTGCGGTCGATGCCGGTGCGCAAGGACGATGAAGTCCAGGTGGTGCGCGGGACGTACAAGGGTCGCGAGGGCAAGGTGGTCCAGGTGTATCGCCGGAAGTGGGTCATACACATCGAGCGGATCACCCGCGAGAAGGTGAACGGGTCCACTGTCAACGTCGGCATCAATCCATCCAAGGTGGTAATCACCAAGCTCCGCCTCGACAAGGACCGTAAGTCCCTTCTCGACCGCAAGGCCAAGGGTCGCTCTGCTGCGGACAAGGACAAGGGCTCCAAATTCACTGCCGAGGATATCATGCAAGCTGTCGATTAA